In Papaver somniferum cultivar HN1 chromosome 1, ASM357369v1, whole genome shotgun sequence, a genomic segment contains:
- the LOC113320887 gene encoding heat shock cognate 70 kDa protein-like, giving the protein MIGDGAKNQVAMNPVNTVFDAKRLIGRKFGDSFIQSDMKLWPFKVIPGVDKKPIIQVSYKGKNIQFSAEEISAMILTKMREIAEAYLGSTVKDAVVTVPAYFNDSQRQATKDAAKIAGLNVLQIINEPTAAGIAYGLDKKATNVGANNVLIFDLGGGTLDVSVLTINGGNFVVKATAGDTHLGGEDFENRMVDHFIKEFKKKHNKDISGNARAVRRLKTSCERAKRALSSNVRTTFELEALYEGLDFHAPITRAKFEELNMDLFTICMGPVEKCLWDAKMDKSAIREVVFVGGSTRIPKVQSLLQDFFNGKKLNKSINPDEAVAYGAAVQAAILSGEGDEEVQDLVLLDVTPLSLGIEVGDGVMSTLIPRNTVIPVKKEKLYTTNADNQTYLVFPVYEGERDRTRDNNLLGEFELRGIPPVGRGVPRIVVCFDLDANGILNVSAQDKTSGIKNRITVVNKKGRLSTTEIKKMVRDAKKYRSEDEALRIQRDANGE; this is encoded by the exons ATGATCGGTGATGGTGCTAAGAATCAAGTCGCTATGAATCCGGTCAACACCGTTTTTG ATGCAAAACGTTTAATTGGTAGGAAATTCGGAGATAGTTTTATTCAGAGTGATATGAAGCTATGGCCCTTTAAAGTCATTCCTGGCGTAGACAAGAAACCCATAATTCAAGTGAGTTACAAGGGAAAGAATATACAGTTTTCAGCTGAGGAAATCTCAGCCATGATTCTCACTAAGATGAGAGAAATTGCCGAAGCTTATCTTGGTTCAACTGTTAAGGATGCTGTCGTCACAGTTCCTGCTTACTTCAATGATTCTCAGCGTCAAGCTACTAAGGATGCTGCTAAAATTGCTGGCCTAAATGTACTGCAAATAATTAATGAACCAACAGCGGCCGGAATTGCTTATGGTCTTGATAAGAAGGCGACCAATGTGGGCGCAAACAATGTTCTTATTTTTGATCTTGGTGGTGGCACTCTGGATGTTTCCGTACTCACCATTAACGGGGGAAACTTTGTAGTCAAGGCTACGGCTGGAGATACCCATCttggaggagaagattttgaaaaCAGGATGGTCGATCACTTTATAAAAGAGTTCAAGAAGAAGCACAACAAGGACATCAGTGGAAATGCAAGGGCCGTTAGGAGGTTGAAAACATCTTGCGAGAGAGCAAAGAGGGCCCTTTCATCCAATGTTCGCACAACCTTTGAACTTGAAGCTCTGTATGAAGGATTAGATTTTCATGCGCCCATCACTCGTGCTAAATTTGAAGAGCTGAACATGGATTTGTTCACGATATGCATGGGACCTGTTGAGAAGTGTTTGTGGGATGCCAAGATGGATAAAAGTGCCATTCGCGAAGTTGTCTTCGTTGGTGGGTCCACTAGAATTCCAAAGGTTCAATCTCTATTGCAGGATTTCTTTAATGGGAAGAAACTCAACAAGAGCATCAACCCTGATGAGGCTGTGGCATATGGTGCTGCGGTGCAAGCTGCTATTTTGAGTGGTGAGGGTGATGAGGAGGTGCAGGACTTGGTGTTGTTGGACGTCACCCCTCTTTCTCTTGGTATTGAGGTTGGTGATGGTGTTATGAGTACATTGATCCCCAGGAACACAGTCATCCCCGTGAAGAAGGAAAAGCTCTACACTACCAACGCGGACAATCAAACCTATTTGGTTTTTCCTGTGTATGAGGGTGAGAGAGATAGAACCCGTGACAATAACTTGCTGGGTGAGTTTGAGCTAAGAGGAATTCCCCCAGTAGGTCGTGGTGTCCCTAGGATCGTAGTATGCTTTGATTTGGATGCAAATGGTATATTGAATGTGTCTGCCCAGGATAAGACAAGTGGGATCAAAAATAGGATCACTGTTGTAAACAAAAAAGGGAGGTTGTCGACTACTGAAATTAAGAAGATGGTCCGAGACGCTAAGAAATACAGGTCAGAAGATGAAGCATTACGCATACAACGTGACGCGAACGGTGAATAA